A region of the Desulfomicrobium apsheronum genome:
GCACGAACAGGGCCGCATCCATGTCGCCCGAATCAAGAAAGCACTGGCGGGGACCTTGGGTGTTCCGGACATGGTAGAAGTGCAGGCTGCCGCAGCGGATTATGTGGAGCTAATGGTCCAACATATCACCACGGAAAACACGGATGTATTTCCGAAGGCCGAAAAAATTCTAGATTCAGACGCGTCCGCCAAGCTTTGCGAGAACTTCAAGAAGCACGAGCGTGAGAGAATTGGAGCAGGAAAACACGAAGAATTTCATGCTCTGCTGGAAACACTGCAAGACGTGTATCTGAAGTGATGGCTGATTGATCCCCACCGGTCCCGACATAATAAAATAGGGATTTCAGTTTAACCTGAAATCCCTATTTCTACTTGTGATGTCTGATTCCAGATTCGGTTGTCGCATCAAGCCAAAGGAAGGCTGAAACAAGACCAAATTGGGACCGATCAGGGTTTTAC
Encoded here:
- a CDS encoding hemerythrin domain-containing protein, whose translation is MKATEELIQEHQNIELMLEILKTVSTRLRDGDAVPPEHLEGILEFLTVFVDKCHHGKEEKYLFRALEAAGVDHITGHIGVLIYEHEQGRIHVARIKKALAGTLGVPDMVEVQAAAADYVELMVQHITTENTDVFPKAEKILDSDASAKLCENFKKHERERIGAGKHEEFHALLETLQDVYLK